From Enterococcus wangshanyuanii, the proteins below share one genomic window:
- the dnaB gene encoding replicative DNA helicase yields the protein MSEVWQDRVPPHSMEAEQAVLGSVFLDAEVIIDALEYIEPKDFYRRNHQLIFQTMLTLNDRNEAIDVITIKDRLEQENLLEDVGGLSYLSDLALAVPTAANIVYYAKIVEQKSLLRNLISTATEIVTKGFEQGEDVETILDDAERSILEVSEKRNRSGFLSIADVLNTSIANIDQLYQNDEEITGLPTGYPALDKMTAGLQAEELIILAARPAVGKTAFALNIAQNIGTKTDRSVAIFSLEMGAESLVNRMLCAEGSIEAGHLRTGQLSEEEWQNLIIAMGSLSRAQIFIDDTPGIKITEIRAKCRKLAQERGNLGLILIDYLQLIEGTGRESRQQEVSEISRQLKKLAKELKVPVIALSQLSRGVEQRQDKRPVLSDIRESGSIEQDADIVAFLYRDDYYDRGEEGEDGTREEPEIDNVIEVIIEKNRSGARGTVELLFIKEYNKFSSLSPREEF from the coding sequence ATGAGTGAAGTATGGCAAGATAGAGTACCGCCACATAGCATGGAAGCAGAGCAGGCTGTTTTAGGGTCGGTTTTTTTAGATGCTGAGGTTATCATCGATGCATTAGAATACATAGAACCAAAAGATTTTTATCGCCGTAATCATCAATTGATTTTTCAAACTATGCTCACGTTAAATGATCGGAATGAAGCAATTGATGTCATTACCATCAAGGATCGTCTGGAACAAGAGAATTTGTTGGAAGATGTTGGCGGTTTAAGCTATCTATCAGATTTAGCACTAGCCGTACCGACTGCAGCAAATATCGTTTACTATGCTAAGATCGTCGAACAAAAATCATTACTACGCAATTTGATTTCGACCGCTACTGAGATCGTAACAAAAGGATTCGAACAAGGTGAAGATGTCGAGACGATCTTAGATGATGCTGAACGTAGTATCCTAGAAGTATCGGAAAAACGAAACAGAAGTGGCTTCTTATCGATCGCAGATGTACTAAATACATCGATTGCCAATATCGATCAGCTATATCAAAACGATGAAGAAATTACCGGATTACCGACTGGTTATCCGGCTTTGGATAAAATGACTGCAGGACTTCAAGCAGAAGAACTGATTATTTTAGCCGCTCGTCCAGCCGTGGGGAAAACAGCGTTTGCTTTGAATATTGCTCAAAATATCGGGACTAAAACGGATCGCTCAGTCGCTATTTTCAGTTTGGAAATGGGGGCGGAATCTTTAGTTAACCGGATGCTTTGTGCAGAAGGTTCGATCGAAGCGGGGCATTTGCGTACGGGTCAATTATCTGAGGAAGAATGGCAAAACTTGATCATAGCAATGGGCAGCTTGTCCAGAGCCCAAATTTTTATCGATGATACACCAGGGATCAAAATTACAGAGATTCGTGCAAAATGCCGGAAACTAGCGCAGGAAAGAGGGAATTTAGGTCTGATCCTGATCGACTATTTGCAACTGATTGAAGGAACGGGGCGTGAAAGCCGACAACAAGAGGTCTCTGAAATTTCTCGTCAGCTGAAGAAATTAGCGAAAGAGCTAAAAGTTCCTGTTATTGCACTGTCACAGCTATCTCGTGGTGTGGAACAGCGGCAAGACAAACGTCCTGTGCTGAGTGACATTCGTGAATCTGGTTCGATTGAGCAGGATGCCGATATCGTTGCTTTCCTTTATCGTGATGACTATTATGATCGTGGTGAAGAGGGAGAAGATGGGACTCGTGAAGAGCCTGAAATCGATAACGTGATCGAAGTTATTATCGAGAAAAACCGGAGTGGGGCTCGTGGAACAGTTGAGCTTCTGTTTATCAAAGAATACAATAAGTTCTCTTCATTATCGCCGAGAGAAGAATTCTAA
- the rplI gene encoding 50S ribosomal protein L9, with product MKVIFLQDVKGKGKKGDVKEVPTGYAQNFLIKNGYAQEANKGSISALAGQKKAQDKHDAEVLAEAKKMQEFLEKEETVVELKAKAGEDGRLFGSIPSKQIAEALNKQYKMKLDKRKIELSQPIRTLGYTKVPVKLHHEVTAKIKVHVVEE from the coding sequence ATGAAAGTTATTTTTTTGCAAGACGTTAAAGGCAAGGGAAAAAAGGGAGACGTAAAAGAAGTTCCAACGGGTTACGCCCAAAATTTCCTGATTAAAAACGGCTACGCTCAAGAAGCGAATAAAGGGAGTATCAGTGCTCTAGCAGGACAAAAAAAAGCACAGGATAAACATGATGCAGAGGTTCTAGCCGAAGCGAAAAAAATGCAGGAGTTTCTAGAAAAAGAAGAGACTGTTGTAGAGCTTAAAGCAAAGGCTGGCGAAGACGGACGTCTTTTTGGATCAATTCCATCAAAACAAATTGCAGAGGCCTTAAACAAACAGTATAAGATGAAATTAGATAAACGTAAGATTGAATTGTCTCAACCGATTCGTACGCTAGGCTATACGAAAGTGCCAGTAAAACTTCATCATGAAGTAACAGCAAAAATCAAAGTGCATGTAGTAGAAGAATAG
- a CDS encoding DHH family phosphoesterase yields the protein MRKIGMKQLLGFAFVLFLLEVLILFFIPNKYVSILALLVLNLFLINRIIYLIRKIEISNAEKIRAASRIAEKSLDYAFNEVSVGIINYDPDTKEAKWLNPFAEDIFKKDGQSLISPELIQNYLSLYEKDKDIFKVGEHVYRFNIDTSQNTITFEDITKESNLYQEKLGMQTAIGIVSVDNYDDITDNLDDKEISYLNSFITTMISDWMDQYQVFYKRLNAERYFFIAQLEDVKKMMDGKFQILDKIRKESSTREIAVTLSMGISYGGETLNQTGNTAQTNLDTALVRGGDQVVVKEAKDDAKPVFYGGRTASVAKRTRVRSRAMSTAIQGILSESSDVYIMGHKYPDMDAIGSAFGMARLAKFHERHAWIVLDKNESIPDVERVMSKLQEHPDLAEQIITPKEAMKKKTDSSLLIMVDYHKPSLSISQELYEQFEKVVIIDHHRRGDEFPVKPLLSYIESSASSASELVTELIEYQSNSNRRLDKFEATLLLAGIVVDTKSFSVRTTSRTFDVASYLRACGADSSLVQYLLSSDLTSYLEMNSLIAQSEYVTPDTVIVTGSEEKEYDSVTAAKTADTLLSMVGINAAFVITKRTDKQIGISARSNGSINVQLIMENLGGGGHFTNAAVQLSNVTVSEVKEQLLRVIHQNIEIMYDSAP from the coding sequence ATGAGAAAAATTGGAATGAAACAACTGTTAGGTTTTGCATTCGTTCTTTTTTTGTTAGAAGTACTAATTCTCTTTTTTATACCTAATAAATATGTCTCTATTTTGGCGTTACTAGTGCTTAATCTTTTTTTGATAAATAGAATTATTTATCTGATTAGAAAAATAGAAATATCAAATGCAGAAAAGATAAGAGCTGCTAGCAGAATAGCCGAAAAGTCCTTAGACTATGCCTTTAATGAAGTATCAGTGGGAATTATCAATTACGATCCGGATACAAAGGAAGCTAAGTGGCTAAATCCGTTCGCAGAAGATATCTTTAAAAAGGATGGTCAGTCATTAATTAGCCCAGAACTGATTCAAAATTATCTATCACTTTATGAGAAGGATAAGGATATTTTTAAGGTAGGAGAGCATGTCTATCGTTTTAACATAGATACTAGCCAAAATACAATAACATTTGAAGACATCACAAAAGAAAGCAACTTGTATCAAGAGAAGTTGGGCATGCAAACGGCTATAGGAATTGTTTCTGTCGATAATTATGATGATATAACCGATAATCTGGATGATAAGGAGATATCATATCTCAATAGTTTTATTACAACAATGATTTCTGATTGGATGGATCAGTACCAAGTCTTTTATAAAAGGCTAAATGCAGAGCGTTACTTTTTTATAGCTCAACTTGAAGATGTGAAAAAAATGATGGATGGAAAGTTTCAAATACTAGATAAAATTAGAAAAGAATCAAGTACTCGAGAAATTGCTGTTACATTAAGTATGGGGATTTCTTATGGTGGAGAAACCTTGAACCAAACTGGAAATACAGCACAAACGAATTTAGATACCGCTTTAGTTAGAGGTGGCGATCAAGTAGTAGTAAAAGAAGCCAAAGATGATGCCAAACCGGTTTTCTATGGTGGGAGAACTGCTTCTGTTGCGAAAAGAACGCGTGTTCGCTCTAGAGCAATGAGTACAGCTATACAGGGAATTTTATCAGAATCCTCAGATGTTTATATCATGGGTCATAAGTATCCAGACATGGACGCTATAGGATCAGCATTTGGTATGGCCCGTTTAGCAAAATTCCATGAGAGACACGCCTGGATCGTTTTAGATAAAAACGAAAGTATTCCTGATGTAGAACGAGTAATGAGCAAGTTGCAAGAGCATCCAGATTTGGCAGAACAAATTATTACACCGAAAGAAGCGATGAAAAAGAAAACAGACAGTAGTTTATTGATCATGGTGGATTATCATAAGCCTTCATTATCCATTTCACAAGAATTGTATGAGCAATTTGAAAAAGTCGTTATTATCGATCATCATCGTCGCGGAGATGAATTCCCCGTGAAACCGCTACTTTCTTATATTGAATCTTCTGCTTCTTCTGCGTCAGAGTTGGTAACAGAATTGATCGAATATCAAAGCAATTCAAATAGACGACTAGATAAATTTGAAGCAACATTGCTACTTGCAGGAATCGTTGTCGATACGAAAAGTTTTAGTGTGCGGACAACCTCTCGAACTTTCGATGTAGCAAGTTATTTAAGAGCTTGTGGCGCAGATTCATCTTTAGTACAATATTTATTAAGCTCAGACTTGACTAGTTATCTAGAAATGAATAGCTTGATCGCCCAGAGTGAGTATGTGACACCAGATACTGTAATTGTTACTGGTAGTGAAGAAAAGGAATACGATAGTGTGACAGCTGCTAAAACAGCAGATACCTTATTATCGATGGTAGGTATCAATGCCGCTTTTGTGATCACAAAACGTACAGATAAGCAGATAGGCATTAGTGCCAGAAGCAATGGGTCGATAAATGTCCAACTGATTATGGAAAATCTTGGCGGAGGTGGTCATTTCACTAATGCTGCGGTACAATTATCTAATGTAACAGTTTCCGAAGTCAAAGAACAACTTCTAAGAGTGATACACCAAAATATTGAGATAATGTATGATTCAGCGCCATAA